In Toxoplasma gondii ME49 chromosome II, whole genome shotgun sequence, the genomic stretch CAGTTTTGCGTTCGTCTCTTATGGCCGAGCTTGTAGGACTGCGACACGTCACAGCGGCTGGACCTCGTGTGAAAAACAAGGAAACTTAAGTCAGAATTCAAAATCCACACATCAGGACAAATCCAAGCTATGGCGTGCCGTCCACGTTTCACCGAAGCACCACAGGCGCACCGTTACCGCATAAAAAATTGATAAACATTTTCCAAAAACGCTACTTTGAACCCACTTTTGAAGAATCAGACCGTAGGCCGTCGTCGGTGCCAGGCCAGCTGTTCTTACAGAGCTTCCGCTACTCCTCGGATCCCGTGTAGGCTTGAGTGAAATAAAACGCATGCGTATAGACAGTTTACTGAACGTATATGATACGTTCCGTGGCAGCAGCTAGAATACGCACACACACCCACACATCTGTTTTCCCCTCTAAAACTGAGAAACGCAAGTGTTTCTCCTTGTCCCTGTTTCACCACCTACCCATATAGAATTCACCCGCATGTGCATTTGCAcccctatatatatatatatatatatatatatatatatatatatatatgcacatgaaTTCAAGTTTCACGGATGATGTGACGAAGTCAGCGAAAACGCTGGAGAATCAAATTTTGTTCCTCGTCACGACCGGCGGGTCTGTCTTTTCCGTTAGACGCGGGGAGCGCATCCAGCATCATTTCAGTTcgctttccgcttcttcgtatcgctttctctcgaatTTGGAAGCACTTCTTGGATGGCCATGGCGGGACTCTGGTACTCGGGAATGGAATCCCCGTAGGCGTTGCCGCGGTCGAGCCACCACATGTCGTATTCGTCCAAGAAGTTcacatcttctttctcttcttcctcagctgcATCCGCAagactgtctctttctcgtttctcccaGCCTCCGCTGtacctctcttcttcaggcaGGAGACCGTCGTGACCCGCacgtctttgttttctctctgtgttttccaaCCTATCAGGAGCGTCTCCACCCTCCTCCCTCGCATTCGCATCGACACCGAGTCTCGTTTCGTGTCTCCAACTGAAATGGCCCTCAAgctgttccttctccgattctctctcttcttcgctttctgtgtgtcttcgaTAACCAGGCGAAAGGCGAGTCTTTTGCCCCAGCTCCCGCCGgcgttcgtctctttctctactCTTCTGTTCAGCCTTAACCTCCCTAGAAAGGATGTCGCGCCCCGACAGGCCCGCCCtgcgcagaaaaaggagatcCCTGTCTCCTGAATCCAATTCGTCGCCCTGCAGAACTTCCTCCTGCAAAGACAGCCATGGAGTTCTCCGGAGCGACTGCCGGATCCGCCTCAAACGGGAAGCGGCGCGGCGCAGGACGCCCGATGGCGGCGTCAGAGGAGCCCCAAAAGCACTCAGGACCTCATCCGGCGGGGCCTGCGAGGCGACATGAAACACCGGAAATGAAAAGCCGGTAGTCATTCGAAGGTTGTCGGGGAGAACTCGTGCTACGAACCAGATATAGAGTTATACgcttctgcatctgcatgGAACTCGCGTAAAGTTGCATCTTGCACCGGTTCTGCTACGGGTACACGTGAATCGAGGAAGTTTTCACAGTGTACAGCCGTTCTGAGGTTGCACGAGAAGCGACGCAAACCACAATCGAACCCTGCAGCAAGAAAGGGTGAAAAATCCGAAcactcgaagaaaaaggtCAGGGAccagacaaagaagagagactgtgAGCTGCTGCACCTGAATCCAGAGTGACGAGAGTCGAAAGAagatttttttctctttcacaGCCACGCagaggaacaggagagaccCCGCAATACGCAAACAGAACTGGAACAGATGCGCACGACTGGCacgaaagggagacagaccAGAGAGACCGACGGTTCGACACAGGGTCTGGACAGAACATGTcgcgaacagaagaaaaggcgttAAAGCAAGATTGACAAGCACACGAAACGGCTCTCCACGTCCCACGGCACCACAcaaaaaggcagaaaacgcgtttcgaATGAAGGAGAAAAATGAAAAAGCAAGATCTTTGTGTTCCAGATTCAAGTTCCAGGGTGGTCTCAGAGCAGCGTTCAGATGCGTGTAATGGAGTAGCAGTAGCGAACACCAAGTATCACTACAATTCACCGGAAATTGAAGAAAACAAATGCTGGGATGGTCCGCGCGTACTACGTGGATCACCATTACCAttttcagagagagagagagagaacggccCCAGACTGATACCCTGCGACCCCCCAAAGCAACTTCATTTTCATTGAGAAAAGGCGACCGCGGGTTTCacgacaaagaaaagaaccTTTTGCTGAgaagcgtctcctcgctgaaACGAGTTCCTCGGAATCCTCCGAAACTAAAAGCCTGGTGTTGTTACCAAAAGAAAGCAACATACCTCGTCTGGGCGCACAGCATCTCCAAATTCATCGCCATACTTTCGGTGACACCACAGAGGCCTATACAGCGCCATCAACCGAGGGTATCTCTTCCTGAAGACAAGCGTGGGAAGTAAAAGACATTTTCTGTTGCTTTCCTCAAACATTGAAAGTTTGCGACCTTCCACAGCCTGTATGTTCACGACTGAAATGAATGCAAGTTGATATTTAAACAGACTAATACAAAGACGTTTATCGTCAgaacaaaaaaaacaaatctGGCGGCCTATTTATTCGACAGATAAGCTGAACCCTTGACAGCTTCGCTTTTATTTCACCAACGAAATCCGGTACAAACTTCTACCAACTgctgtcgtttttctgcaaGCATGCGAGCAGCAAAACTGTGGTCTGTGCCGATCATTTgcggttttctcttttgaacggccttcctgtttctcctgttcacgcatgcatgccaAAATGAGACAGCAAGAGTCCTTGACGAGAAGATGAGGAACAGACCCCGGCATTAAATACGTAGAAAATATGCATTGCAACGACACGCTACCCCCTCTTGCGCATATACAAATATCTCcttatatatacacacatacacacacaggtGTATATACAATATAtccttatatatatatatatatatatacatacaaacgCAGGTGTATTTGCATCTCGACGCGCcgatacacacatatacagcTATATATACAAGGTGGCTATACAGTGTTTTTGTGTGGACGAGGCACGCATGTCAGACTTTCGTTCCAAATCACCGAGTTCGACAACGAGTTCGTTCGAGAGTCAACCGAATCGTAGCCCGACATACCACAAAGTAGATCCCTGAAATGGAAAAAAGGTCTTCAAATACGTTTCGAGGACCTCAGACTGTATCGCTGGAATACTAAACTTTAAAAATATAAAACACAGTGATAAATGTGTATTGAAGAGACTACGACTCAGCATTTGTCGTTACCTCAGGAGTCGGTCTTCATATTCAATATCAGAATAACATCCAATCTCGGAATGAAAATCTGTGTAGCGTCCCTCCCGATGGGCCTCCGTCATCCAGAAGTGCCACAATTCTGCCATCTCGTGCGTAGACATCTTCGGAGACATGTAGCTGCAGCGCATCCCACACAGGCCGACGAAAGGTAGTTTCGAAAGAGTCATTTTACCTTGTGAACTCCACTCAGTAGTTTTATATAAGTGAGGAAACAGATTGACGCATGAATATATAGAGGTAAAAGtacctctccctctctccctctgactctctctctacatatacatataaatatatatatatatatatatatgaacgTGTGACTGTGATTCGAGACACATGGACAACAAAAGTATCTAAAGATCGacatatttgtgtatatgATTAAGGGGATGCGGATGAAATCCCAGATCCTAAACCGTAGAGAGAGATCCACAGAGAAACAACTATGCAGACACGTAGACAGGCGGAAACGCAACGAAGGtgccgagacagaaagaaatcgATGTCGTATGAAGGGGACAACTGCATCCGCGCCTGAACACAAATTGGTAACAGTGTCGGGCAACAACGCTCCCTTTCCTTTTATCCTCCCTGGCTCCCCTCTCGCTCGCTGCTCACCAATTTGCGTGGGGAACGATGTCTTCACCGAGCATGTTGATGGCAATTGTCTgtccttctccatcttcgcAGTTCCACTTTCCGCCCCCTTCGTGGTCGTAACCGGCTGCCTTTGGAAGATCACTCGcgatttcttttcctttccagATGTCCACAATTGTCTCTGGCGTCGCGCGCTCGGCCGCGATGCAAGCTGAGTGGTGGGTTGCCCCCTCGTAGATCGCCTTCTTGTACACAGGGTGGTTTCGAAGATccgcactgcatgcagcagaaagCGCAGCAGAGCTCGCGAGCCCCAGACTTCACTTCGTCCGGATTCTCGGTCATCTTCCATGGCCTGGGGAGAGTGCATCCAGGAGGCGGCTCGCCGCACAGAGACGAGCCTTGTTCCGTCTTTTCAGGGATCGTCCACGCATCGGAGAGCTTGCAGGCAGGATAAAGATGCGGATGTTGCACAAGCACAAACGCCTTCTCGCCACCACCCACCGACAGCGCCTCGCATGAGTGACGCTTCTGTCGACACATGCAGTCCCGCAGGCGACTTACCGCACCCGCATGCACGATTCTCTACGGAGTTCAGAcagtctctttcttctcaggcGTATTAAACCTGTTTAAACTCACTATCTGGACTTGATGATGAGTTGACCGCGTTCGTAGGCTTCTCGGAACATCGGCTTGTCCAACAACTGTggcctccgtctctttcgtttcttcctcttcttctctgcgctggAGACTCCCgcgccttctgcctcgccCTCGGGTGCGCCCTCTGCCTGCGCCTCGTCCTCCCGCTCTTcgcgctcctcttcttcttcttgcagCCATCTCTGCATCTCGTTGTACTGTTCAACGTAATCTGCGTTGATGCCCCGTCGAACAAAGGGATGCGGAAAACAGATACAAAACGACGAACAACAGCGACGGCGTGCAACAGACGAAGCCGCATCCTTCATTCTACGAgggtctcgccttctgcaccTTACCATCGTTGTGGTGGATTCACAGAAGTTGGCAATCGGCGAAATGACTGTTCCGAACTATCCGCGGGGGAAGGACCAGTCGCtaggaaaaagagaaacacggcTTGGGGTTCAACGCGGGACCGCGAACAAATCCTCGAACTGAAGTCAAACATGGCTACCAATACCTCTTCCTAGACAGTCCTGTTCCGCTGCAAGCAACGCTCTTTTTCGGCATGTGCAGAGCACTCGATCGCAGGCATACCGTCTACGTTACAGGCACGagcgtttccttttccctgGACAATCCGCCGTCTCTTGGCTGTGCGGAACACACGGGGGCGACGGAGGCGCTTCGACTCAGGAAGAACGCGACTGCCAAAAGACTACTTCGGTAAGATTTTCTCGGATTTCTCGCGAATGAAAATCTTACCGAAGTGACGAGTCCAGCCAGGATCCAGAACGTAGCCACCGAATCGACCCGCAGCAGCCAAGTCAAATTCAATAGGAGCCACCGGAGGTCCCGGCGAAGGGTCTCGCGAATTATACGGCATTTCCTGGAGAATGACAACAAAGCACACAGCGAGTATGTCTTGAACGAAGCGTCCATGCAGTGAACAAATATGCACTAAACGAAGTGAAGCTCGAAAGGCACttcacgaaaaagaaaagagcgaaagtATGGGCGGAATACTACACCACCTTGGATGTATATTAACCGAGGGTGAAATACGGCATTTCCTTGGAGAAAACAGACTGCGCGAGCAAGTTGCCCTGGGCGTATTCTGCTGAATCCATCTCAGCGCTTTTGAACGGCAGATAGGCCACCCTCTTCTGAATCCTGGGAGAGAATGAAACTTATGAAGCACGGGGCTTTCCCTCACAGCCGATGTCTCCCCTTGGAAACGCTGGAAAACGAAGCTCTGTGTCTGACAGATATTCCGACCTGACGCACTGAGGTGTATTTGCACCTCAGGTTTTTGCACGCAGAAAACAAGGCCAGACACAGATGGCGCATGCAAGTCGATATAGTGGAACAATGGGAGCGCGGAAACGAGGACCCTCGCTGCAGTGCCctagaaaacaaagacatcTTGTTTATCGCCAGGCCACTGGAGGCACACACAGAAGTGAACGCTTACGATAAATTCGCCCTTTGTGTGGGTCCATGGGTTCGGCATTTCGCTCATGTCGTACTGGGGAAGAATATTTCTCCATCCTGAAGAAAAGCACGCGCAGGACTCCGGTTGCagggaactgcatgcaagggaATGAAACAAATTGTGCAGGCTACCTAACCAcgtataaacatatatacaaatatgaATAAATGTACagcgaaagagcgagagaggaaggcaaacGAGCAAACGAATGCGTGAGGAAAAATCTCCTCGATGTTCAAAAGCTAGAAAAGTTAGTTGAACCTCGAGCGTCGGTTGCTCGAACGCGTCGTCTCGTTCAGCAGTTCTAACGTGAGGAATCTCGATCCAAAGCAATTCACCTGACACTCATCATCTAAATCGCATCCGAGTCGAAAACGGGCACTTGCCTGTATCTGGAAACCCTTCCTCCGTCGCCCTCTTGTGGTGAAAAGCTCCCCACAACCTCTCCTCCAAATCGaggtctgtctctcctgaaaacaaagagaaacagaagagacgcccCCGTCGTTTCCGAGGCgcggaaacgcagacagcTGCCAGGCTGTCTGACGCAAACGATTCGGCCCTGCAATTCCCCCTGGCGCCGCGGATCAAAATTGAAGAAATGCTGTGGGACAGCCAAACCCAAAGGCGCGAGGAGTGGGAAACCGTGATGATAGGCTTCGCAGCTAGAGACATCGACTTGCAACGCCGCCAGAGAACGTGAGACTACGTGCACGCACAAAAAACACGCACGCAAGTAAAACGATTCGAGATCGTAAatgcatacacatgtacGTATACATAAATGCTAGATCCACATACAAATTTACCCCCATAGACAGAACATCATATGGATATGTATTTATTTATACATGcctgttcgttttctgtcgccgTTAATAGAGTGATAACAGTATAATCTGTGAACTACTGTGCGTAGCGCACAGTCGATGtaaaggaaaacgaaaaggatCCTCTTGCTACGCGATGCTAACGCATTGGAGTTGCGTTCGgaatatgcatgcacatgtttGGGGTATTTTCCTGGATTTTCCAGCaagccgcatgcagacgtTCTGTAGGAATTGGAGGCCTCACCGTAGTAGACGTCGGAGTTCCCACAGGGGATCCGGTCGAAGGTGATTCGGTGAGGCCTGTCAAAAGCCTCCCTGAAAAGGACGCCGTGGTCCAAATGCTTGGGTCGAGCCTCAGCTCGCTGCCGATCTTTGGCGAGAGGATTTAAAGGCAAAGTCGTCCCCATGCCATCGTAGAGTGCCTGGCCCCCGTCAATCACgcctgaagaaaacgaagagcgaaCGCAGCAAGCAGGAAGTCCAatgcagagacggaaaagcCTCCAAGCGTCTCACAAGGAGGAATGCGTTTTTGTCTACGCACCTTTCGCTGCCGTTCCTCAGACGTCAGTAGATCAATCTACGTATGAACAAGTATCTCTCCTCATGCGTAGAGGGCTCACATACACACTCACATATACAGTATGTaggtacatatatatatatatatatatatatataggtatggATGCAGATAGAGATAgggcgtgcatgcaggtgtAAGTGCATATTTGCAAGTGTGGGTTactggagacagacaagggGGAATCGGAACATCGAGGCGCTCTGGGAGTATGGTGGtcgagagagcgcgagagcgtttctctggagaagatGCCTGCTTTTCGTCACACCTGCAGGCTTGTCGAGCATCTTCCGCCCATCAACGTAAGTCCAATTGCCTTTGAGGAACTGCAGCCAGAAATTGTCTTCTTTCGTGTGGACCTTGTAGAAGGGCACAACATGCTCCCACTgtaaaaaaaggaaaaaggagaagaaccgcgaaatacgaaggagagcgagcgCGACGCCGCCACattctgaagaagaaacgaagagaagaagagtacGGAAgtacagaggagaagagaggtaGAAAACAAGATGCAGAAAAGCTAAAAACCTCAAGGATTTccaaaggaagaaagcgtGCGAATCTTACCGGCATGGTATCAATTGGATTGTCTCTACACTCGAAAACTTTCGTCTCGAACGCTGTCCCCGGAGGCGCCATATTCATCTGGAAGCTCGCAAGCCCCCTCcgacttctcttcgcttctcgtctcgcGCGCGTCGCTCCACATCTGTatgcttttttctgcgtgaacagcgttcttcgttttcttcctgcagTTTCGTCTTCAAATCCGGGAGACGAGATCCCCGATCCTGCTCTCCACCACACAACAGGAGAGTCACTGCGTTCTGAGGGGGACGCGACACCCGGCCTCACGCCTGGTAAggcggtgtacgtacatcTCGGTGTCGCCGCTGCATTTTCCAGGCGCGCAAGTCCGGGGGCTCTCCTGTGACTTTTCTGAGGAGCAACGTCGTCCTTGCCGGTGTGAAAAGAGGATAGATTTCTCTGCAGGCTTTTCTGCTGTCTGAGGAAGGTCTCCGCCGTGGAAGGTCGGCAGTGGAGGCTTCCTCGGTTTGGAGACAAGAGCGAACTCTcgtgagagaaaagaaacgcccGCGGCAAGGATCCCAAGCTCTTCGCGGGGAAGCCTCGCGCTCTCCGTCGCACTTTGGAGACTCCAGAAAGCAACCGTTCTGGTCGACAGGAAGGCAGCCACCCAAGAACTCTCTCACAGCCTGCcgcaacagaaaaaagggcacaagagagaagaaaggaagaagacgagagaagagacgacgactgggaagaagagggagaagaacaagaaggaaaggcaggCGTTGAATCAGGAGGTGAGAGGATagcggaggaaagagatCCGCGACCAGTTaagcgtggagagaagcgcctaGGGgatgaagaggacgaagcggggagagagaacgaagacgccGCGCTCCCAGGGCGAGGCCCCGCCGCTTGGGGACAGGCTctagagagggagacggcgaacgcgaggagagaaacgcgagttGAGATGACGAAtgcaggaagcgagaga encodes the following:
- a CDS encoding hypothetical protein (encoded by transcript TGME49_297320~Predicted trans-membrane domain (TMHMM2.0):19-42), whose protein sequence is MYRWREFVLVRSVRQGILQILPAWIMKALSLLSVLSLPAFVISTRVSLLAFAVSLSRACPQAAGPRPGSAASSFSLPASSSSSPRRFSPRLTGRGSLSSAILSPPDSTPAFPSCSSPSSSQSSSLLSSSSFLLSCALFSVAAGCERVLGWLPSCRPERLLSGVSKVRRRARGFPAKSLGSLPRAFLFSHESSLLSPNRGSLHCRPSTAETFLRQQKSLQRNLSSFHTGKDDVAPQKSHRRAPGLARLENAAATPRCTYTALPGVRPGVASPSERSDSPVVWWRAGSGISSPGFEDETAGRKRRTLFTQKKAYRCGATRARREAKRSRRGLASFQMNMAPPGTAFETKVFECRDNPIDTMPWEHVVPFYKVHTKEDNFWLQFLKGNWTYVDGRKMLDKPAGVIDGGQALYDGMGTTLPLNPLAKDRQRAEARPKHLDHGVLFREAFDRPHRITFDRIPCGNSDVYYGETDLDLEERLWGAFHHKRATEEGFPDTGWRNILPQYDMSEMPNPWTHTKGEFIEMPYNSRDPSPGPPVAPIEFDLAAAGRFGGYVLDPGWTRHFDYVEQYNEMQRWLQEEEEEREEREDEAQAEGAPEGEAEGAGVSSAEKKRKKRKRRRPQLLDKPMFREAYERGQLIIKSRYADLRNHPVYKKAIYEGATHHSACIAAERATPETIVDIWKGKEIASDLPKAAGYDHEGGGKWNCEDGEGQTIAINMLGEDIVPHANCYMSPKMSTHEMAELWHFWMTEAHREGRYTDFHSEIGCYSDIEYEDRLLRKRYPRLMALYRPLWCHRKYGDEFGDAVRPDEAPPDEVLSAFGAPLTPPSGVLRRAASRLRRIRQSLRRTPWLSLQEEVLQGDELDSGDRDLLFLRRAGLSGRDILSREVKAEQKSRERDERRRELGQKTRLSPGYRRHTESEEERESEKEQLEGHFSWRHETRLGVDANAREEGGDAPDRLENTERKQRRAGHDGLLPEEERYSGGWEKRERDSLADAAEEEEKEDVNFLDEYDMWWLDRGNAYGDSIPEYQSPAMAIQEVLPNSRESDTKKRKAN